In a single window of the Nycticebus coucang isolate mNycCou1 chromosome 13, mNycCou1.pri, whole genome shotgun sequence genome:
- the LOC128563179 gene encoding cyclin-dependent kinase 2-associated protein 1-like translates to MPAAALNGAGSVHSPSTSMATSSQYRQLLSDYGPPSLGYTQGTRNSQVPQSKYTELLAIIEELGKEIRPTYAGSKSVMERLKHGIIHVRGLVRECLAETERNTRS, encoded by the coding sequence ATGCCTGCCGCCGCCCTCAACGGCGCTGGGAGCGTCCACTCACCTTCTACCAGTATGGCAACATCCTCACAGTATCGACAGCTGCTGAGTGACTATGGGCCACCATCCCTAGGCTACACCCAGGGAACTAGGAATAGCCAGGTGCCTCAAAGCAAGTACACAGAGCTGCTGGCCATCATTGAAGAGCTGGGGAAAGAGATCAGACCCACCTATGCAGGGAGCAAGAGTGTAATGGAACGGCTGAAGCATGGAATCATTCATGTTAGAGGATTGGTTCGAGAGTGCTTGGCTGAAACGGAACGGAATACCAGATCCTAG